In Natronococcus sp. AD-5, the genomic window GCGACGCAACGGGTGCATCTTCGCCGACCATGGGACGAATCCTCGGCGCCTTCGAAGATCGACGCTGGGTCGTCCGAGACGGACGAACATACGAACTGACCCCCTTGGGGGAGTTCGTCGCAGAGCGGTTCACGGATCTTCGCGAAGCGATGGAGATGGAACAAAAATTGCGCGACGTCTGGCAGTGGCTTCCGCGCGAAATGGACGAGTTTACCGTCGATCTGTTCGCCGATGCGGTGGTCTCCTATCCCGGGCCGGGGTATCCGTATGAACCCGTCGAACGACTCACGCAGCTCATCGAGGACACCGGTCGGTTGCGTGGGTTCGACAGTATCGTATTCAAGTCGATCAACAACGAGGCGGTCTGTCGAGCTGTCCTGGACGGCATGGAGCTCGAGTACGTGTACTCGCCGACCGCTCTGGAGGCCACCGTCGCCTGGAACCCCGAACGGGTCACGGAAGCCGCCGCCCGTGAGAACTGTACCGTCTTCGTCCACGACGATCTCCCCGACGGGGACCGGTGCGGCCTCGGTATCGTGGACGACCGGGCCGGCATTTGCTGTCACGACGCTGAGACCGGGGCGCTAACTGCGGTCATCGATACGGGCGCTCCGAAGGCCCGTGAGTGGGCCGTCTCCGTCTTCGAGCGCTACCGTCGGGAAGCGAAGCCGATCGAGCCGGACACGTTAGACGCTCTCCTCTCCTCGGAACTCACCGCGTAAGGGACGCTGCCGAAGAAGGCCCGATATCTCCGCTCCCGGCCCCCAATTTTCGCCCTCCCCGTATCTGAGAATTCACTCACGGAAATCCGGCGGGTCAGTTCCGATACTTGGTGGCGTGGATTCGAAAACGGCTTTCACGCGGTGAAATATTTCACGAGACATCTACATCTCTTTGGCGGGCGTAGCACAATTCGAGGGAAAATGACCACTCAGCGACGACAGCGAGCCCGGGAGGCGTGGGACGAAATCGCGGCGGGCTACGACGAGGTCGTCACCCCCACGCACGCGCACGTTTCGAAGGCGGCTCTAGACGCCGCAGGTATTCGACCGGGAATGCGGTTCCTAGACGTGGCGGCGGGTACCGGCGCCCTCAGTCTCCCCGCGGCGCGCCTCGGCGCGGAGGTGGTAGCGACGGACATCTCTCCCGCCATGGTTGAGCACCTCGCAGCGCGCGTGAAGGAGGAGGGGCTCTCCAACGTGGAGGCGCGGGCCATGGACGGCCATGCTCTCGAGCTGGCGGACGACGCGTTCGACGTCTCCGGTTCGCAGTACGGGATCATGCTCTTCCCCGACCTTCCTCGAGCGCTCGGGGAAATGGTGCGCGTCACCAAGCCCTGCGGTCGCGTCTTCGTCGTCGTATACGGCAACCCGGAGGAGGTGGAGTTCCTCGGCTTCTTCACGCGCGCCATGCGCGCGGTCATCCCCGACTTCGAAGGGCTCCCGCTCGATCCCACACCACTCCCGTTTCAGG contains:
- a CDS encoding helix-turn-helix transcriptional regulator codes for the protein MNAPLDEIGFLARSVHRVEVLDALVGQPCDRNDLRDATGASSPTMGRILGAFEDRRWVVRDGRTYELTPLGEFVAERFTDLREAMEMEQKLRDVWQWLPREMDEFTVDLFADAVVSYPGPGYPYEPVERLTQLIEDTGRLRGFDSIVFKSINNEAVCRAVLDGMELEYVYSPTALEATVAWNPERVTEAAARENCTVFVHDDLPDGDRCGLGIVDDRAGICCHDAETGALTAVIDTGAPKAREWAVSVFERYRREAKPIEPDTLDALLSSELTA
- a CDS encoding class I SAM-dependent methyltransferase, translated to MTTQRRQRAREAWDEIAAGYDEVVTPTHAHVSKAALDAAGIRPGMRFLDVAAGTGALSLPAARLGAEVVATDISPAMVEHLAARVKEEGLSNVEARAMDGHALELADDAFDVSGSQYGIMLFPDLPRALGEMVRVTKPCGRVFVVVYGNPEEVEFLGFFTRAMRAVIPDFEGLPLDPTPLPFQVADPAKLRQRLEEAGLEDVRVETVAEELEFGSGRQLWEWLMNSNPIPGLLVADTTEEQRAAAREAMDELLRERAEDAEVAVLTNPVHIGIGTK